The following are from one region of the Arthrobacter sp. TMP15 genome:
- a CDS encoding HAD family hydrolase: protein MSTSTLVACDLDRTLIYSKNALWLTGADKDAPALVVAEVYEGAPLSFMTCAAKELLLSVKAAATFVPVTTRTQAQYERVQLPGAVPNYAITSNGGVLLHRGIPDALWHEQLSARMAAGCAPVETIDAYLSKPDFASWILRVRRAEDLFVYAIIDREAMPDSFLVELMALCADAGWSVSVQGRKLYCVPLPINKTDALAEVARRTGAGTVIAAGDSLLDQGMLEHADLAYRPLHGELHDAGYSATHLRLTSVRGVMAGEEILRSILAELPSPPR, encoded by the coding sequence ATGAGCACCTCAACGCTGGTGGCCTGCGACCTCGACAGAACTCTCATCTACTCCAAAAATGCGCTGTGGCTAACGGGGGCTGACAAGGATGCTCCGGCCCTGGTTGTTGCCGAAGTGTATGAGGGCGCCCCATTGTCCTTCATGACCTGCGCTGCCAAGGAACTCCTGCTCAGTGTGAAAGCTGCCGCCACGTTTGTTCCGGTCACCACCCGCACACAGGCCCAGTATGAACGTGTGCAGTTGCCCGGTGCCGTGCCCAACTATGCCATTACCTCCAATGGCGGGGTGCTCTTGCACCGGGGCATCCCTGATGCGCTTTGGCATGAACAGCTTTCGGCACGGATGGCGGCTGGCTGCGCGCCCGTAGAAACAATTGACGCTTATCTATCCAAACCCGATTTTGCGTCGTGGATCCTGCGTGTGCGCCGCGCCGAAGACCTCTTTGTCTACGCCATCATTGACCGCGAGGCTATGCCCGATTCCTTCTTGGTAGAACTGATGGCGTTGTGCGCCGACGCTGGCTGGAGCGTTTCGGTTCAGGGCCGGAAACTTTATTGTGTACCGCTGCCTATTAACAAGACGGACGCGCTGGCAGAGGTTGCCCGCCGCACCGGTGCCGGCACTGTCATCGCAGCCGGAGATTCTCTGCTGGATCAAGGCATGTTGGAGCACGCCGATCTCGCCTACCGTCCCCTCCACGGTGAATTGCACGACGCCGGCTACTCCGCCACCCACCTTCGTCTCACCTCCGTGCGCGGCGTTATGGCTGGGGAAGAAATCCTGCGCAGCATCCTGGCTGAACTCCCCTCCCCACCCCGTTGA
- a CDS encoding phosphoribosyltransferase domain-containing protein: MSISQQRPWSGDFVADQLDVAIHSDPQSAVAVQDLVGLALRRNPKRAHLLVSAVLAKHVPTEPALVMAAGELLGAFVASELALMPDDGGHPRTLPATGESSLTTAAAQLSAVLQGSPGKRHSAIAAFAETVAGLRTVVTDAVVLGYAETATGLGRLVANSLGAYYLHSTRHATPSVVPVAGFEEGHSHATSHALVPTDPHWLDGNGPVILVDDELSTGSTVINTIRELHALVPHAVYVIAALIDLRSSSDRARFDALATELDCKIAVTALGKGRVELAPDILPRAAELIQRLQPPASVSPVPAANPKPAGRLSVLELSSEDLTPVRSDRFGNISPPNAADIDVIAKALSHLVGTHKCQGPLVVLGCEENMFLPLAVANTLASLLPAGDVRFSTTTRSPIVALDQSGYAIAGALSFASHDLTHDGPGIRFAYNLNGTGQRPGTIVVFPEPGTSREDVLTGSTTPDRPGAGLQPLGLALAGIADDVVLVLLPVDTPVRGNQPANIHSSIPSSIDTEVTP; encoded by the coding sequence ATGAGCATCTCCCAACAGCGTCCCTGGTCCGGCGATTTCGTTGCAGATCAGCTCGATGTGGCCATCCACAGTGACCCTCAGAGTGCCGTGGCAGTGCAAGATTTGGTCGGTTTGGCCCTCCGCCGCAATCCCAAGCGCGCCCATCTGCTGGTCTCCGCCGTTTTGGCGAAACACGTGCCCACCGAGCCCGCTTTAGTGATGGCTGCCGGTGAACTGCTGGGTGCCTTCGTGGCCAGTGAATTAGCGCTCATGCCGGACGACGGCGGCCACCCCCGGACGCTTCCGGCCACCGGAGAGTCCTCCCTCACCACCGCGGCTGCGCAGTTGAGCGCTGTCCTACAGGGTTCACCAGGGAAGCGGCACTCGGCTATCGCAGCCTTCGCGGAAACGGTGGCCGGGCTGCGAACAGTGGTGACCGACGCCGTCGTTCTTGGGTATGCCGAAACCGCCACCGGGCTAGGGCGCCTGGTGGCAAACTCATTGGGTGCCTACTATCTTCATTCCACCCGCCACGCCACGCCGTCAGTTGTTCCTGTGGCGGGTTTTGAGGAAGGGCACTCGCACGCCACCTCGCATGCTTTGGTTCCTACCGATCCGCATTGGTTGGATGGCAATGGGCCGGTTATTTTGGTGGACGATGAACTCAGCACGGGCTCAACTGTCATTAACACCATTCGTGAGCTGCACGCCTTGGTGCCGCACGCGGTGTACGTTATTGCGGCATTGATTGACCTTCGCAGCAGCAGTGATCGTGCGCGTTTTGATGCTCTGGCGACGGAACTGGATTGCAAGATTGCAGTGACGGCGCTGGGGAAGGGCCGGGTTGAGTTAGCGCCGGATATTCTTCCTAGAGCCGCCGAGCTCATTCAACGGTTGCAACCCCCGGCTTCCGTTAGCCCAGTGCCTGCCGCTAATCCCAAACCGGCGGGGCGCCTGTCTGTGCTTGAACTTTCCTCGGAAGACCTTACGCCCGTGCGCAGCGACCGTTTTGGCAACATCAGCCCACCCAATGCTGCTGACATTGACGTCATTGCCAAGGCGCTGTCCCACCTGGTGGGCACGCATAAGTGTCAAGGACCGCTGGTGGTGCTGGGTTGCGAGGAAAACATGTTCCTACCGCTGGCGGTGGCCAATACGTTGGCGAGTTTGCTGCCAGCTGGGGATGTGAGGTTCTCCACCACCACGCGATCCCCTATTGTTGCGCTCGATCAGTCTGGTTACGCCATTGCCGGCGCCCTCAGCTTTGCCAGCCATGACCTCACTCATGACGGGCCGGGCATTCGTTTTGCTTACAACCTCAATGGAACCGGCCAGCGCCCAGGTACTATTGTGGTCTTTCCCGAGCCGGGGACCAGCCGCGAAGATGTCCTGACGGGTAGCACTACGCCTGATCGCCCCGGTGCCGGACTCCAGCCGCTGGGACTTGCCCTGGCGGGGATAGCCGATGACGTCGTTCTCGTTTTGCTGCCGGTCGATACCCCTGTGCGCGGCAACCAACCCGCCAACATTCACAGCAGCATTCCCAGCAGCATTGATACAGAGGTCACGCCATGA
- a CDS encoding DUF475 domain-containing protein has product MKTFGWSFGITAVALVVAYFYGGFQALILCAILGVLEISLSFDNAVVNARILEKMNEFWQKIFLTVGILIAVVGMRVAFPLLIVGVTANLNPVEAIKLALEKGDIHTAGSYAYLLHDAHPQIAAFGGVFLLMLFLDFMFEEREIHWLGFLEKPLAVIGRLHGASMAIALLILVASAVMVRPGKEVDVLIAGILGMITYVLVNGLGDMFDVDGDGETDAQDTDATAAKIAKKANKGVGKAVGKAAFMLFLYLEVIDASFSFDGVIGAFAITSDPIIIALGLGLIGAIFVRSLTVFLVREGTLDDFEYLDHGAHWAIGALSVILLLTISFEVNEVITGVIGLVFIGAAFISSIVRNKRAAAADSHRVEQLSS; this is encoded by the coding sequence ATGAAAACTTTTGGCTGGTCCTTCGGGATCACCGCGGTGGCACTGGTTGTCGCCTACTTCTACGGCGGCTTTCAAGCCCTGATCCTTTGCGCCATTCTGGGTGTTTTGGAGATCAGTCTCAGTTTTGACAATGCTGTAGTGAACGCGCGAATTCTAGAAAAAATGAACGAGTTCTGGCAGAAAATCTTCCTCACGGTGGGTATTCTCATCGCCGTTGTTGGCATGCGCGTGGCATTCCCCTTGTTGATTGTGGGCGTCACCGCCAACCTAAACCCGGTGGAAGCCATTAAACTCGCCTTGGAAAAGGGCGACATCCACACTGCCGGCAGCTACGCCTACCTGCTCCATGATGCCCACCCCCAGATTGCCGCATTTGGTGGCGTCTTCCTGCTCATGCTGTTCCTTGATTTCATGTTTGAAGAGCGCGAGATCCACTGGCTGGGGTTCCTGGAAAAGCCACTGGCGGTTATTGGCCGCCTGCACGGCGCCTCCATGGCAATCGCCCTGCTCATCCTCGTCGCCTCAGCCGTCATGGTCCGCCCGGGCAAAGAAGTGGATGTGCTTATTGCCGGCATCTTGGGCATGATTACTTATGTACTCGTAAACGGACTTGGTGACATGTTTGACGTTGACGGGGACGGTGAAACCGATGCCCAAGATACCGACGCAACAGCGGCAAAAATTGCGAAGAAAGCCAATAAAGGCGTCGGCAAGGCTGTTGGTAAAGCTGCTTTCATGTTGTTCCTGTACTTGGAAGTCATCGACGCATCGTTCTCATTCGACGGCGTTATTGGCGCCTTCGCCATCACCTCCGACCCCATCATCATCGCCTTGGGCCTTGGTTTGATCGGCGCTATCTTCGTCCGATCACTGACCGTGTTCCTCGTGCGTGAAGGCACACTCGATGACTTTGAATACTTAGATCATGGTGCACACTGGGCCATCGGTGCACTCTCCGTCATCCTTCTATTGACCATTAGCTTCGAAGTCAATGAAGTTATCACCGGAGTTATTGGCCTTGTCTTCATTGGCGCCGCCTTCATATCCTCAATTGTTCGAAACAAACGCGCAGCTGCGGCCGATTCACACAGGGTGGAACAACTCTCCAGCTAG
- a CDS encoding toxic anion resistance protein: MTSPLTPPTESETALVLKAPDAPDIVVADEAPGMVPVPAERQSEINRQAKEYIAEIAAFDARSPEFTTKVDGISKLAGNEMTNSAGASSRMLERSSTSVSGAKKSGNSAQAQVAGTLNDLRSTVEDLTPNNADLSVGRKILGFIPGGNKLAKYFQKYESAQTQIDAIIKSLMTGQDELLKDNASLAGEKVKLWETMQSLSEYAVFAKALDGACVEKIDATRASGQIEQAQKLEADVLFPIRQRHQDILTQLAVSVQGYLAMDLIRKNNLELIKGVDRARTTTISALRTAVIVAQALANQKMVLDQIDAINTTTNNMILKTSEMLKDQTVRIHQQASSSGVSVETLQKAFDNVFETMDAIDTFRASAAKNMEGTVNALESGLAKAKPYLERSRQSERE; this comes from the coding sequence ATGACTTCACCACTAACACCCCCCACTGAATCCGAAACAGCGCTTGTTTTGAAGGCTCCGGACGCCCCTGACATTGTTGTGGCCGACGAAGCTCCCGGCATGGTTCCCGTTCCTGCGGAACGTCAGAGCGAAATCAACCGTCAGGCCAAAGAATACATCGCCGAAATAGCGGCCTTTGATGCGCGCAGCCCCGAGTTCACCACCAAAGTAGATGGCATTAGCAAGCTCGCCGGCAATGAAATGACCAACTCAGCAGGCGCCTCAAGCCGTATGCTGGAGCGCTCGTCAACGTCAGTCTCCGGAGCTAAAAAAAGTGGCAATAGTGCCCAGGCCCAGGTCGCTGGCACGCTAAACGATCTGCGCTCAACCGTTGAAGACCTGACGCCCAATAACGCCGATCTTAGTGTGGGCCGGAAAATTCTTGGTTTCATCCCTGGCGGCAACAAGCTGGCAAAATATTTTCAAAAGTACGAGTCAGCGCAGACCCAAATTGATGCCATTATCAAGTCGCTCATGACCGGTCAGGATGAACTCCTGAAGGACAATGCCTCGCTGGCCGGGGAAAAGGTCAAGCTATGGGAAACCATGCAGAGCTTAAGTGAATACGCAGTGTTCGCCAAGGCCTTGGATGGCGCCTGTGTTGAAAAAATTGACGCCACGCGCGCTTCAGGCCAGATTGAGCAGGCCCAAAAGCTTGAAGCCGATGTCCTTTTCCCCATTCGTCAGCGCCACCAAGACATCCTGACTCAGCTTGCAGTCTCCGTGCAGGGCTACCTGGCCATGGATCTGATCCGCAAGAACAACCTTGAGCTCATCAAGGGCGTTGACAGGGCCCGCACCACCACCATTTCTGCGCTTCGCACCGCCGTGATCGTGGCCCAGGCACTGGCCAACCAGAAGATGGTTCTTGATCAGATTGATGCCATCAACACCACCACGAATAACATGATCCTGAAAACTTCTGAGATGCTCAAGGATCAGACAGTACGTATTCACCAGCAAGCCTCCAGCTCCGGAGTCAGCGTTGAAACGTTGCAGAAGGCCTTCGACAACGTGTTTGAGACCATGGATGCCATTGATACGTTCCGGGCTTCGGCAGCCAAGAACATGGAAGGAACCGTGAACGCGCTGGAGAGTGGATTGGCTAAGGCCAAGCCGTACCTGGAGCGTTCACGCCAGTCTGAACGGGAGTAG
- a CDS encoding TerD family protein, which produces MAALVAGANAALTAENPGLDHVLVGMGWDTIPSNGPQAELVPFALMCGADGRAVSNEHLVFFNQLVSADSSVTFIGDGDQEQIDVALSQVPEDITKIIFLVYVDPEFRGQGTFAAVRSAHIRVATADNRELVRFDLSAVKLETVTAMIFGELYRHRSDWKFRALGQGYSTGLAGVAKDYGIRL; this is translated from the coding sequence TTGGCAGCATTAGTGGCGGGGGCGAATGCCGCCCTGACGGCTGAGAATCCCGGTCTTGACCACGTCTTAGTGGGCATGGGCTGGGACACCATCCCCAGTAACGGACCCCAAGCTGAGTTGGTTCCTTTCGCCCTCATGTGTGGTGCGGATGGCAGGGCCGTTTCCAACGAGCACTTGGTGTTTTTTAACCAGTTGGTCAGCGCCGATTCCTCAGTCACGTTCATCGGTGATGGGGATCAAGAACAAATTGATGTTGCGCTAAGCCAGGTACCTGAGGACATTACCAAGATCATTTTCTTGGTCTACGTGGATCCTGAATTTCGTGGGCAAGGCACTTTTGCGGCTGTACGCAGCGCCCATATCCGGGTTGCAACAGCGGATAACCGTGAGTTGGTGCGCTTCGATCTTTCGGCCGTGAAGCTTGAGACTGTCACGGCCATGATCTTTGGTGAGCTGTACAGGCACCGCTCCGACTGGAAGTTTCGGGCACTGGGTCAGGGCTACAGCACAGGGTTGGCTGGAGTGGCCAAGGACTACGGAATCAGGCTGTAG
- a CDS encoding TerD family protein, with product MASLTLSKGGNLSLTKADPGLQMAMVGLGWDPRTTSGDQFDLDASAILVTSSGKVRNNDDFIFYNQLESKDGSVVHQGDNRTGEGDGDDEQVLINLATVSPEIERVVIVVSIDQAEARHQNFGQVRDAYCRVVNQSNEQEIVRYDLSEDAASETTMVFAEIYRNGAEWKFRAVGQGYASGLHGIATDYGIVLD from the coding sequence ATGGCATCTTTGACACTATCCAAGGGCGGCAACCTTTCCCTGACCAAGGCAGACCCCGGTCTGCAGATGGCCATGGTGGGATTAGGCTGGGATCCACGCACCACCAGCGGCGATCAGTTCGATCTGGACGCATCGGCCATTTTGGTCACAAGCAGCGGCAAAGTCCGCAACAATGACGACTTCATTTTCTACAACCAGTTGGAGTCCAAGGATGGCTCAGTTGTTCACCAGGGTGACAACCGCACAGGTGAAGGCGACGGCGACGACGAGCAGGTCCTCATCAACCTGGCAACAGTTTCCCCGGAAATTGAGCGTGTGGTCATTGTAGTTTCCATTGACCAGGCGGAAGCCCGCCACCAGAACTTTGGCCAGGTCCGCGACGCATACTGCCGCGTCGTCAACCAGAGCAACGAGCAAGAGATTGTTCGCTACGACCTCTCCGAGGATGCGGCATCGGAAACAACTATGGTCTTCGCTGAGATTTACCGCAACGGCGCAGAATGGAAGTTCCGCGCAGTTGGTCAAGGCTACGCCAGCGGCCTGCACGGCATTGCAACTGACTACGGAATTGTTCTGGACTAG
- a CDS encoding cysteine protease StiP family protein: MSTSPLPSALTGPDFGSYAAQDVSWLLKDLSHLALEAPTAERERAIQSGAANYAESLPVEYSPSAEYQGLYQQAVERSGERIATAVGVVSELALAARNNQPVLVSLARAGTPIGILMRRWALQTHGVDLAHFTMSIVRGVGLDKTALHYLAAHFDPERILFVDGWTGKGAISRELTAALDDFAAETGIRFPDDLAVLADPGHCVSMFGTREDYLIPSACLNSTVSGLVSRTVFNVEHIGPQDFHGAKFYSELAPNDVSNDFITAICSHFDRVGPEVERQLASHRAADPAPSWIGWDAVEQISTKYGINNVNLVKPGVGETTRVLLRRVPWRVLVNPGAKGDIAHVLLLAAQRGTPVEEVPDLPYSCVGLIHPQFDKSAVGADGKAVHNA, from the coding sequence ATGAGCACTTCTCCCCTTCCCTCCGCTCTCACCGGGCCGGACTTTGGCTCCTATGCGGCGCAGGACGTCTCCTGGCTGCTCAAGGATTTAAGCCACTTGGCTTTGGAGGCCCCCACAGCTGAGCGCGAGCGCGCCATTCAGTCCGGGGCGGCAAATTACGCCGAATCGCTGCCGGTGGAATACTCGCCCAGTGCGGAATATCAGGGGCTGTATCAGCAAGCAGTTGAACGCTCGGGTGAGCGGATTGCCACGGCGGTTGGTGTTGTGAGCGAGCTGGCTCTGGCGGCCCGGAACAACCAGCCGGTTCTGGTCTCCTTGGCGCGCGCAGGCACCCCGATCGGCATTTTGATGCGCCGCTGGGCTTTGCAAACTCACGGTGTGGACCTGGCGCATTTCACCATGAGCATTGTTCGCGGAGTTGGTCTGGATAAGACTGCCTTGCATTACCTGGCAGCACATTTTGATCCGGAACGGATCCTTTTTGTGGACGGCTGGACGGGCAAGGGCGCCATTTCACGCGAGCTAACAGCGGCCCTCGATGACTTTGCCGCTGAAACCGGTATCCGTTTCCCGGACGATCTGGCCGTGCTTGCCGATCCCGGGCATTGCGTATCAATGTTTGGCACCCGGGAGGACTATCTGATTCCCTCAGCCTGTCTGAACTCCACGGTGTCCGGGCTGGTCTCGCGCACCGTATTCAACGTGGAACACATTGGCCCGCAGGACTTTCACGGGGCAAAGTTCTACTCAGAGCTTGCCCCCAATGATGTGTCAAATGACTTCATCACTGCCATCTGTTCCCACTTTGATCGGGTGGGGCCGGAGGTCGAGCGCCAGCTCGCGTCCCACCGCGCTGCTGACCCGGCGCCGAGCTGGATTGGCTGGGATGCCGTGGAGCAAATCAGCACAAAGTACGGAATCAATAACGTCAATCTCGTCAAGCCCGGCGTTGGCGAAACCACGCGGGTGCTGCTGCGCCGGGTGCCATGGCGGGTGCTGGTCAATCCGGGCGCCAAGGGCGATATTGCCCACGTTCTGCTCCTGGCCGCCCAACGCGGCACCCCGGTGGAGGAAGTGCCGGATCTGCCCTATAGTTGCGTTGGTTTGATCCATCCGCAGTTCGATAAAAGCGCTGTGGGCGCGGATGGCAAGGCAGTGCATAACGCATGA
- a CDS encoding TerD family protein, whose translation MGLSLQKGQTLSLKKNDGASLTRVRMGLGWDTAAPVKRGLFGGLKKAPDVDLDASAIFFDGSGKAVDTVFFNQLQSKDGSTKHTGDNLTGEGDGDDETILVDLSKVSPAVSQIVFVISSYSRQTFDTIENAFCRLVDDSTAGTPEVARFQLTDAGTHTAMIMAKVSREDSGWKFTAIGERANGRTAMDLIQPAANAL comes from the coding sequence ATGGGACTTAGTTTGCAAAAGGGCCAAACCCTTTCACTGAAGAAGAACGACGGCGCTTCCCTCACCCGGGTGCGGATGGGCTTGGGCTGGGATACTGCAGCCCCCGTCAAGCGCGGACTGTTTGGTGGCCTGAAGAAGGCTCCCGATGTTGATTTAGACGCTTCGGCCATTTTCTTTGACGGCAGCGGCAAGGCCGTTGACACGGTGTTCTTCAACCAGCTGCAGAGTAAAGATGGCTCCACTAAGCACACAGGCGACAACCTCACCGGTGAAGGCGACGGCGATGACGAGACCATCTTGGTAGACCTGTCAAAAGTCTCTCCCGCTGTTTCCCAGATTGTGTTTGTCATTAGCAGCTACAGCCGCCAGACCTTCGACACCATTGAAAACGCGTTCTGCCGCCTTGTGGATGATTCAACGGCCGGCACCCCCGAGGTTGCCCGGTTCCAGCTGACCGATGCGGGCACCCACACAGCCATGATCATGGCCAAGGTCTCCCGTGAAGACTCAGGCTGGAAGTTCACGGCCATTGGTGAGCGTGCCAACGGCCGCACGGCAATGGACTTGATCCAGCCGGCAGCCAACGCCCTGTAG
- a CDS encoding TerD family protein has translation MAGLTLAKGNNLSLTKTDPGLQKALVGLGWDPRTTTGEAFDLDASALLVGATGKVRSGDDFIFYNQPAAKDGSVTHLGDNRSGEGDGDDEQILIDLAKIAADVERVVIVVSIDQADVRGQNFGQVRGAYCRVVNQGSEQEIVRFDLSEDAAPETSMLFAEIYRNGTEWKFKAVGQGYASGLAGIVADFGVPMG, from the coding sequence ATGGCTGGACTCACGCTTGCAAAAGGCAACAACCTTTCTTTGACCAAAACCGATCCGGGCCTGCAGAAAGCACTCGTTGGTTTGGGCTGGGATCCGCGCACCACCACAGGTGAGGCTTTTGACCTCGACGCGTCCGCGCTGCTCGTTGGAGCCACGGGCAAGGTCCGCTCAGGTGATGACTTCATCTTCTACAACCAGCCAGCTGCCAAGGACGGTTCAGTCACCCACCTTGGTGACAACCGTTCGGGCGAAGGTGACGGCGATGACGAGCAGATTCTGATCGACCTCGCCAAGATCGCCGCAGATGTTGAGCGCGTAGTCATCGTTGTCTCCATTGACCAGGCAGATGTGCGCGGACAGAACTTCGGTCAAGTCCGCGGAGCTTACTGCCGTGTGGTCAACCAGGGCAGCGAACAAGAAATTGTTCGTTTTGACCTCAGCGAGGATGCTGCGCCGGAAACCTCCATGCTGTTCGCAGAAATTTACCGCAACGGCACCGAATGGAAGTTCAAAGCAGTGGGCCAGGGTTACGCCTCCGGCCTGGCCGGAATTGTTGCCGACTTCGGTGTCCCGATGGGCTAA
- a CDS encoding HpcH/HpaI aldolase/citrate lyase family protein has product MRHFRSLSPAQTGALFYRLPVELTAHSAPELLAVGLGGTLYTPANRPNLVKDVLRQRDFGCVSMVLCLEDSIPDGDVLSAEEGVISALSTLASRGESLPLLFVRVRTPEQMLSVARRAGAATEVLTGFVIPKFDNESGVAAAFLDALHIIQAELGLDGDSPGAGAPRHRLRIMPILESSAVIHLESRAAALTNIYTLLAANRRDILSVRIGATDMSSAFGLRRSRDLTIYDVNVVAGVIGDIVNVLGRPDGGFVISGPVWEHYSNTERVLRPQLRTTPFARPEEQELRQRIMTANLDTLIREIELDLANGLLGKTVIHPTHVALVHALSVVSHEEYLDALAIADNVNGGAAASPYGNKMNEMKPHQAWAQRTLLRADAFGVSAPNVTFVDLLEASMA; this is encoded by the coding sequence ATGCGACATTTTCGTTCCTTGAGCCCCGCTCAAACCGGCGCTCTTTTTTATCGCCTACCCGTTGAGCTGACGGCGCACAGTGCCCCCGAGCTTCTTGCAGTGGGGTTGGGTGGGACGTTGTACACGCCGGCAAATCGACCGAATCTGGTCAAGGATGTGCTGCGACAGCGCGACTTTGGCTGTGTTTCCATGGTGCTGTGCCTGGAGGATTCAATTCCTGACGGTGATGTTCTTAGCGCCGAAGAAGGAGTCATCTCGGCTCTTTCCACCCTGGCCTCCCGCGGCGAAAGCCTGCCGTTACTTTTTGTTCGGGTCAGAACACCGGAGCAAATGCTCTCGGTGGCGCGCCGGGCAGGTGCTGCAACAGAAGTGTTGACGGGTTTTGTGATTCCGAAGTTTGATAACGAATCTGGGGTCGCCGCCGCATTCCTGGATGCCCTGCACATCATTCAGGCTGAGTTGGGTCTTGACGGGGACTCACCAGGGGCAGGTGCTCCGCGGCACAGATTACGCATTATGCCCATCCTGGAATCTTCGGCCGTCATCCATCTGGAAAGCCGTGCTGCGGCACTAACAAACATTTACACGCTACTGGCCGCCAACCGCAGGGACATCTTGTCCGTCCGGATCGGTGCCACTGACATGTCAAGCGCCTTTGGTTTGCGCCGCTCCCGTGACCTCACCATTTACGACGTCAATGTCGTAGCGGGGGTCATTGGGGACATTGTCAATGTGCTGGGCAGGCCTGACGGTGGCTTTGTTATCTCCGGACCTGTCTGGGAGCACTACTCCAATACCGAGCGGGTGCTGCGTCCTCAATTGCGGACCACACCCTTCGCCCGGCCAGAGGAGCAGGAACTGCGCCAACGCATCATGACGGCTAACTTGGACACCCTTATCCGCGAGATTGAGCTGGATTTGGCCAACGGTTTGCTGGGAAAAACCGTCATTCACCCCACCCACGTGGCGTTGGTGCATGCCCTGAGCGTTGTCAGCCATGAGGAATACCTCGATGCGCTGGCCATTGCCGACAATGTGAACGGTGGTGCCGCGGCCTCCCCGTACGGCAACAAAATGAATGAAATGAAACCGCATCAGGCTTGGGCGCAACGGACTTTGCTGCGTGCGGATGCCTTTGGTGTCTCCGCACCCAACGTCACGTTCGTAGATCTTCTGGAAGCGAGCATGGCATGA
- a CDS encoding DUF1524 domain-containing protein, with the protein MSKSRPTRTLGATDFIVGSALASVLFLTTACGGAAAPQVVPASSTPTVSALAIETPQPSSSANDATPLDSDGVIDAGDADLASHVQPPFATKALEVLKTLPIKGRAPKTGYSRSEFGQAWADVDRNGCDTRNDILNRDLSAKTFKPGTRDCLVLTGVLADPYTAKTIDFIRGSATSSAVQIDHVVALNDAWQKGAQQLTVAQRTAFANDPLNLLAVDGPSNQKKGAGDAATWLPPNKSFRCDYVARQISVKATYTLWVTQAEHDAMARVLEGCVDISAPTNQTAAPVEPAAAEPAPVVPVIPVEAAIVAPIEAPVQVAPPAAPPVPAPAPPVSAPEPYYQNCSAVRAAGAAPIHIGQPGFQAKFDRDGDGVGCE; encoded by the coding sequence TTGTCTAAATCCCGTCCTACCCGCACGCTGGGCGCCACCGATTTCATTGTGGGCTCGGCACTAGCCTCCGTCCTTTTCTTAACAACAGCATGTGGGGGCGCTGCGGCACCCCAGGTGGTTCCGGCGTCGAGCACTCCAACGGTAAGCGCTTTGGCGATTGAAACACCCCAGCCTTCCTCTTCGGCCAATGATGCAACTCCGCTAGACAGTGACGGCGTCATCGACGCAGGTGATGCTGATCTGGCCTCACACGTGCAGCCACCGTTTGCCACCAAGGCCTTGGAAGTGCTCAAAACCCTGCCGATCAAGGGGCGGGCTCCAAAGACCGGTTACAGCCGCAGTGAATTTGGGCAGGCGTGGGCTGATGTGGATAGGAATGGTTGCGATACTCGCAACGACATCTTGAATAGGGACTTGAGTGCCAAAACGTTCAAGCCAGGCACACGCGACTGCCTGGTCCTCACGGGGGTTCTAGCCGATCCATACACGGCCAAGACCATCGATTTCATCCGGGGGTCAGCGACAAGCAGTGCTGTTCAGATAGATCATGTTGTTGCCCTGAATGATGCGTGGCAGAAGGGTGCCCAGCAGCTCACGGTTGCCCAACGTACAGCCTTTGCCAACGATCCTTTGAACTTGTTGGCCGTTGATGGTCCAAGCAACCAGAAGAAGGGCGCCGGTGACGCGGCCACTTGGTTGCCGCCCAATAAGAGTTTTAGATGTGATTACGTAGCCAGGCAGATCTCGGTCAAGGCGACCTACACTTTATGGGTGACTCAGGCTGAGCATGATGCCATGGCGCGGGTTCTGGAGGGTTGCGTTGATATTTCAGCGCCAACCAACCAGACTGCCGCCCCGGTTGAACCCGCGGCCGCCGAGCCAGCTCCGGTGGTCCCGGTGATCCCCGTGGAGGCAGCTATTGTGGCTCCTATTGAAGCCCCCGTTCAGGTGGCTCCGCCAGCAGCGCCCCCGGTCCCCGCTCCGGCCCCTCCTGTCTCGGCGCCAGAACCTTACTACCAGAACTGTTCAGCGGTCAGAGCAGCAGGAGCGGCGCCAATCCATATTGGCCAGCCGGGTTTTCAGGCTAAGTTCGATCGCGACGGCGACGGCGTGGGCTGTGAATAA